One segment of Erigeron canadensis isolate Cc75 chromosome 2, C_canadensis_v1, whole genome shotgun sequence DNA contains the following:
- the LOC122587158 gene encoding probable galacturonosyltransferase 9, with amino-acid sequence MAVVTRNGRGSGNGSALSSAIRSFFSYRIFVSAMFTLLFFATASVLFSSHPASHLPHDDDNSEISTTGRAYMHRTFLALKSDPLKTRLDLIHKQASDHIVLVNAYASYARKLKLEISKQLKMFDDMATNFSDLGVKPTYRTSLFEANGPLDEEVLRQFEKEIKDKIKVARLMIADSKESYDNQLKIQKLKDTIFAVNELLQKAKKNGAFASLIAAKSTPKSLHCLAMRLMGERIANPEKYRDEKPKPEFEDPSLYHYAIFSDNVIAVSVVVNSAVKNAEEPWKHVFHIVTDKMNLAAMKVWFKMRPVGGGAFVEVKAVEEFTFLNSSYVPLLRQMESANLQKLYLDNKAENETQDVKTVKSGNPQHLSMLNHLKFYLPEMYPKLHRILFLDDDVVVQKDLTALWKVDLDGKVNGAVETCFGSFHRYGQYLNFSHPLIKDKFNPKACAWAFGMNIFDLDAWRRERLTDQYHYWQDLNEDQTLWQLGTLPPGLMTFYSTTKSLEKTWHVLGLGYNPSISMDEINHAAVIHFNGNMKPWLDIAMNQFKHLWTKYVDNEMEYVQMCNFGL; translated from the exons ATGGCCGTGGTCACACGTAACGGCAGAGGCAGCGGTAACGGATCGGCGTTATCGTCAGCTATTAGAAGCTTCTTTAGTTACAGGATATTTGTTTCTGCTATGTTCACTCTTCTTTTCTTTGCCACTGCTTCTGTTCTCTTCTCTTCTCACCCTGCTTCACACCTCCCTCACGATGACGACAATTCT GAAATATCAACAACTGGAAGGGCGTACATGCATAGGACATTTCTTGCTTTGAAGTCGGATCCATTAAAGACTAGGTTAGATTTAATACATAAGCAAGCAAGTGATCATATCGTGCTTGTGAATGCATACGCCTCTTATGCAAGAAAGCTTAAGCTTGAGATATCCAAGCAGCTCAAGATGTTTGATGACATGGCAACAAACTTTTCTGATTTGGGTGTGAAGCCAACTTATCGCACTTCTTTGTTTGAGGCTAACGGACCTTTGGATGAGGAAGTGTTGAGGCAATTTGAGAAGGAAATTAAGGATAAGATCAAGGTTGCCAGGTTAATGATTGCTGATAGTAAGGAATCTTATGATAATCAGCTGAAAATTCAGAAATTGAAAGATACAATATTTGCTGTTAACGAGTTGTTACAAAAAGCTAAGAAGAACGGGGCGTTTGCTAGCTTAATTGCTGCTAAATCGACTCCAAAAAGTTTGCATTGTCTTGCGATGCGCCTAATGGGAGAACGTATTGCGAATCCTGAAAAATATAGAGATGAAAAACCTAAGCCTGAGTTTGAGGATCCTTCCTTGTACCACTACGCCATATTTTCTGATAATGTGATTGCGGTGTCTGTTGTGGTGAACTCAGCTGTAAAGAATGCTGAAGAGCCTTGGAAGCATGTTTTCCACATTGTTACAGATAAGATGAATCTTGCTGCGATGAAGGTTTGGTTTAAGATGAGGCCAGTTGGAGGGGGTGCTTTTGTCGAGGTGAAAGCAGTTGAAGAATTTACTTTCTTAAATTCTTCATATGTCCCTCTACTCAGACAAATGGAGTCTGCAAATTTACAGAAGTTGTACTTGGATAATAAGGCAGAAAACGAGACGCAAGATGTGAAAACCGTGAAATCTGGGAACCCACAGCATTTGTCAATGCTGAATCACCTTAAGTTTTACTTGCCGGAGATGTATCCAAAGCTGCACCGGATATTGTTCTTAGATGACGATGTTGTAGTCCAGAAAGATTTGACTGCATTGTGGAAAGTTGACTTAGATGGCAAGGTTAACGGAGCAGTTGAGACATGCTTTGGTTCATTTCATCGTTACGGTCAGTATTTGAACTTTTCCCATCCTTTGATCAAGGATAAATTTAATCCCAAGGCTTGTGCATGGGCTTTTGGCATGAATATATTTGATCTTGATGCTTGGAGGCGTGAAAGACTAACCGATCAGTACCATTACTGGCAGGATCTG AATGAGGATCAGACCTTGTGGCAATTGGGGACACTCCCCCCTGGACTGATGACCTtttattcaacaacaaaatcatTAGAAAAAACATGGCATGTTCTTGGACTCGGATATAACCCGAGTATAAGCATGGATGAGATTAATCATGCTGCTGTTATTCATTTCAATGGAAACATGAAACCGTGGCTCGATATTGCTATGAACCAGTTCAAGCATTTATGGACTAAATATGTTGACAACGAAATGGAATACGTGCAGATGTGCAACTTTGGTCTGTAG